A stretch of Mya arenaria isolate MELC-2E11 chromosome 14, ASM2691426v1 DNA encodes these proteins:
- the LOC128216926 gene encoding uncharacterized protein LOC128216926 translates to MDAVSGKMAPMGTGSVSDHTFCQPCANDDKTIPPDVFCTVCKEFLCSNCARVHRNMKFTKSHPLQDKSTMPSSLQPESENKHFTETCQRHAEEFIKYFCPNHETLLCGDCLAEKEHSSCTIERISQVAKRYKEGPKYNGLKAGLVQVVNDIGNLSDNIQASMKYIDEESFTNINALRKFRNDINQYLDKREQELLEEIEQKKQKSQSLLSELKSNCQDIQAATEKLKAELQAKEVNSNQLFISGTRAIKELVGFQSALKDIRGKNSVSYFKFTRDPTTEQLLASCTAIGRVDQVASDLADQVASDLADQQTKPQVSALNQSRADLSQSQFSKLPDVPVKASSDTCNCFLFSVALLPGDRLLLSDCYNCSLKLVDTTNNKLVSQVNLPGAPWGLCLLPGDRAAVTLPWEKKIQFVSTQENVTLQDVVKVDGLCHGIDFCDDNLIVSFSSPGKIVLMDMKGKVKTSVDKDSSGKPLFLYPSYLTVTRESQTNVVYVTDGNTNTITKLSMSLEVLQTYQDPILRSPQGLTAVANNQLLVCGRDSHNILFLDTHTGRITQLLGKEEGIEWPYSVAYCPQKKMVFVTCCNGRIPELDNFVKVFKVV, encoded by the exons ATGGATGCAGTCTCAGGGAAAATGGCACCCATGGGAACAGGATCGGTCTCTGACCATACTTTCTGCCAGCCATGCGCGAACGATGACAAGACCATCCCTCCTGATGTCTTCTGTACCGTCTGCAAGGAGTTCCTGTGTTCCAACTGTGCCCGAGTACACAGGAACATGAAGTTTACCAAAAGCCACCCTCTTCAGGACAAGAGTACCATGCCTTCTTCACTCCAACCAGAGAGTGAGAATAAGcattttacggaaacatgtcaACGCCATGCCGAAGAGTTCATAAAATACTTTTGTCCGAATCACGAGACACTTCTGTGTGGAGACTGCTTGGCTGAGAAAGAACACAGCTCATGCACTATTGAAAGGATTTCTCAAGTGGCAAAGCGGTACAAGGAGGGCCCAAAATACAACGGTCTGAAGGCAGGACTTGTCCAGGTGGTCAATGACATCGGCAACCTTTCAGACAACATACAAGCGagcatgaaatatattgatgaaGAGAGctttacaaatatcaatgcACTTCGAAAGTTCAGGAATGATATCAACCAATACCTGGATAAGAGGGAACAAGAGTTACTGGAAGAAATTGAGCAGaagaaacaaaaatcacaaagcCTGTTGAGTGAACTAAAATCAAATTGCCAAGACATACAAGCTGCCACTGAGAAGCTCAAGGCTGAGCTACAAGCCAAGGAGGTCAACAGTAACCAGTTGTTCATATCTGGAACAAGGGCAATTAAGGAGTTAGTCGGTTTTCAGTCAGCCCTTAAAGACATCAGAGGTAAAAATAGTGTGTCATACTTCAAGTTCACAAGGGACCCCACCACAGAACAGCTGCTGGCTTCATGCACAGCAATTGGCAGAGTGGACCAGGTGGCGTCAGATTTGGCAGACCAGGTGGCGTCAGATCTGGCAGACCAGCAGACAAAACCTCAGGTGTCAG ccTTAAACCAGAGCCGTGCAGACCTAAGCCAGTCCCAGTTTAGTAAGCTGCCTGACGTCCCAGTAAAGGCATCAAGTGACACCTGTAACTGCTTCCTGTTCAGTGTGGCCCTCCTGCCAGGGGACAGGCTACTGCTGTCCGATTGCTACAATTGCTCATTAAAGCTGGTTGACACCACGAATAACAAGCTGGTGTCTCAGGTGAATCTGCCAGGTGCGCCGTGGGGCCTGTGCCTTTTGCCCGGGGATAGGGCAGCCGTCACTCTGCCTTGGGAGAAGAAGATACAGTTCGTTTCTACTCAGGAAAATGTCACGCTACAGGATGTTGTTAAAGTGGATGGACTATGTCATGGAATAGATTTCTGTGATGACAACTTGATAGTGTCCTTCTCCTCCCCAGGTAAGATTGTTTTGATGGACATGAAGGGAAAAGTGAAGACGAGTGTTGACAAAGACAGCAGTGGAAAACCTTTGTTTCTGTATCCGTCGTATCTGACAGTGACTAGGGAGAGCCAAACTAACGTCGTATATGTCACAGACGGGAACACCAACACCATAACCAAGCTGAGCATGTCACTCGAGGTGCTCCAGACCTACCAAGACCCGATACTGAGATCACCACAAGGTCTAACAGCCGTCGCAAACAACCAGCTACTCGTGTGTGGGAGGGACAGTCACAACATCCTGTTTCTGGACACGCACACCGGCAGGATAACCCAACTGCTTGGGAAAGAAGAGGGGATAGAGTGGCCGTACAGTGTGGCTTACTGCCCACAAAAGAAAATGGTGTTTGTAACATGCTGCAATGGCAGAATACCTGAATTGGACAACTTCGTGAAAGTCTTCAAAGTTGtgtaa